One region of Polaribacter pectinis genomic DNA includes:
- the lysM gene encoding peptidoglycan-binding protein LysM, with protein MGLFSFIKNAGAKVFGIGKTTEEENAEKADQLRDAIAKLELEVKDLSISVDDDAVKLWGEAADLATKEKVVLVVGNTNGVASVDDNITVAEVEVIEEAAMAQFHTVESGDTLGKIAKEYYGNAMKYPVIFEANKPMLSHPDKIYPGQVLRIPPLVD; from the coding sequence ATGGGACTTTTTTCATTCATTAAAAATGCCGGTGCTAAAGTTTTTGGGATCGGAAAAACTACAGAAGAAGAAAATGCAGAAAAAGCAGATCAATTAAGAGATGCTATTGCTAAATTAGAATTAGAAGTTAAAGACTTATCGATTTCAGTTGATGATGATGCTGTAAAACTTTGGGGAGAAGCTGCTGATTTAGCTACCAAAGAAAAGGTAGTTTTAGTTGTAGGAAATACAAATGGTGTTGCTTCTGTAGACGATAATATAACTGTTGCTGAAGTAGAAGTTATAGAAGAAGCTGCAATGGCACAATTTCATACTGTAGAAAGTGGGGATACTTTAGGTAAAATAGCAAAAGAATATTATGGAAATGCAATGAAATATCCTGTTATTTTTGAAGCAAACAAACCAATGTTATCTCATCCAGATAAAATTTATCCTGGTCAGGTTTTAAGAATTCCACCTTTAGTGGACTAA
- a CDS encoding DMT family transporter — protein MNKRILALIAVSIATLIYGVNYTIAKDVMPFYVKPYAFILIRVIGATAIFWLLGLFVKPQKIEKSDYKKIFVASFFGISLNMLAFFKGLSLTTPISASVMMVTSPILVLIFSSIIIKKSIGKQRILGVFIGLIGTILLITYGNSSNGSSTNNNLGNFLVFVNAASYGLYLVLAKNLIEKYHPIVFVKWLYLFGLIFVIPIGYTEFTEIVWQEIPSNIYWSIGFVVVFTSCVTYLFNLYGLSKLKPTTVSVFIYLQPVIASIYALIVGSDSLNLVKISATLLIFLGVYLVTKQVKNSTK, from the coding sequence ATGAATAAAAGAATACTCGCATTAATTGCAGTTTCTATTGCAACATTAATTTATGGTGTAAATTATACCATTGCAAAAGATGTAATGCCTTTTTACGTAAAACCTTATGCTTTTATTTTAATTAGAGTTATTGGTGCAACAGCTATTTTTTGGTTGTTAGGTTTATTTGTAAAACCTCAAAAAATAGAGAAATCTGATTATAAAAAAATATTTGTAGCATCATTTTTTGGTATTTCTTTAAATATGTTAGCTTTCTTTAAAGGTTTAAGTTTAACTACACCAATAAGTGCTTCTGTAATGATGGTAACCTCTCCAATATTGGTGTTAATTTTTTCGAGCATTATCATTAAAAAGTCTATTGGAAAACAAAGAATTTTAGGTGTATTTATTGGTTTAATTGGTACTATTTTATTGATTACTTATGGCAATTCTTCAAATGGAAGTTCTACAAACAACAACCTTGGTAACTTTTTGGTTTTTGTAAATGCTGCTTCTTATGGTTTGTATTTGGTTTTGGCTAAAAATTTAATTGAAAAATATCATCCTATTGTTTTTGTAAAATGGCTGTATCTATTTGGTTTAATTTTTGTAATTCCTATTGGTTACACTGAGTTTACAGAGATCGTTTGGCAAGAAATTCCAAGTAATATTTATTGGAGTATTGGCTTTGTAGTAGTGTTTACTTCTTGTGTAACTTATCTTTTCAATTTATATGGTTTGTCTAAATTAAAACCAACAACAGTAAGTGTGTTTATTTATTTGCAACCTGTAATTGCTTCTATTTATGCATTAATTGTTGGTAGCGATTCTTTAAATTTGGTAAAAATTAGTGCTACTTTACTCATCTTTTTAGGCGTTTATTTAGTAACCAAACAAGTTAAAAATTCTACTAAATAA
- a CDS encoding YicC family protein: MTGYGKAVLQLPTKKVTIEIKSLNSKNLDLNVRIPSYYKEKELAVRKKLASSLVRGKVDFSIFVEMTADETSASINHGVVKQYMQQLRNVVQTGTSDDVELLKMAVRMPDALKTDREELDENEWNIINQNIDIAIKEIVQYRIDEAASLEIDFKERITNIRTYLEEVKALDGDRVENVKTRLKKAIDDLKVDTDENRFEQELIYYLEKLDINEEKVRLANHLDYFLQTLASEDSNGKKLGFIVQEMGREINTTGSKANFAPMQKAVIQMKNELEQIKEQILNVL; this comes from the coding sequence ATGACTGGCTATGGAAAAGCAGTTTTACAATTGCCAACCAAAAAAGTAACTATAGAAATTAAATCTTTAAACAGTAAAAATTTAGATCTAAATGTTCGAATTCCATCTTATTATAAAGAAAAGGAATTAGCAGTACGTAAAAAATTAGCGAGTTCTTTAGTTCGTGGAAAAGTAGATTTTTCAATTTTTGTAGAAATGACTGCAGATGAAACTTCGGCAAGTATAAATCACGGAGTTGTAAAACAATACATGCAACAATTAAGAAATGTGGTTCAAACAGGAACTTCAGATGATGTAGAATTGTTAAAAATGGCAGTAAGAATGCCAGATGCATTAAAAACAGATCGTGAAGAATTAGATGAAAATGAGTGGAATATCATCAACCAAAATATTGATATTGCCATTAAAGAAATTGTACAATATAGAATTGATGAAGCTGCTTCTTTAGAGATAGATTTTAAAGAAAGAATTACAAATATTAGAACGTATTTAGAAGAAGTAAAAGCGTTGGATGGAGATAGAGTTGAAAATGTAAAAACACGTTTAAAAAAGGCAATTGACGATTTAAAAGTTGATACTGATGAAAATCGTTTCGAGCAAGAACTGATTTATTATTTAGAGAAATTAGATATTAATGAAGAGAAAGTTCGTTTGGCAAATCATTTAGATTATTTCTTACAAACCTTGGCTTCTGAAGATTCTAATGGTAAAAAATTAGGTTTTATTGTTCAAGAAATGGGAAGAGAAATAAACACAACTGGTTCTAAAGCAAATTTTGCACCGATGCAAAAAGCGGTTATTCAAATGAAAAATGAATTAGAGCAAATTAAGGAACAGATTTTGAATGTACTTTAA